The proteins below are encoded in one region of Vespula pensylvanica isolate Volc-1 chromosome 4, ASM1446617v1, whole genome shotgun sequence:
- the LOC122628309 gene encoding DENN domain-containing protein Crag isoform X3, whose translation MDERRVADYFVVAGLPGHNDDLIGENEVNEELEDWCQEGTHLKDIHMQPPITDLAVIFPALGEHCPEGYTLLEYTVSGFPADLNHGSLRTNECYLCYRRGRDKPPLVDIGVIYEGKERIMQDAQMVLETPKGHVANVNNSTSKIFVTYRRASQKMPCNSLVVTDICVILTNKGENSPHAFCVINKNLNKGMLGSDVFLCYKKSMNRANLISFKPTILYKYPTTDYNSFVFPNSVAMFCLPMGATIECWPKVACKPKSLFSTFVLTVADAAQKIYGSAITFYEEFTLPPDALSCKGNLDMKDIEENTKNNADSIELTEEFHQPKAKMFRKYGILKKLNISQWAKLQFTDPSSQSLNISKSICILSHWPFFDTFEKFLVFLHSMVNGKPQNVSIEKYISYFLCDIPFPSPQRSRILVQLSSKDMLILTQPEDLVWPRSGASFRQLLINLGPDNCLLILLLILTEQKILVHSLRPDVLTSVSEAIAMILFPFKWQCPYIPLCPLGLAEVLHAPLPFLIGVDSRFFDLYDPPSDVNCVNLDTNNIAICDDKKYLNVKLLPKKAARQLRNCLEHLYSKLISLGKIYSSQKDQEHDDFSVDKEFQQKQKEQALELEIQDAFLKFTATILKGYRSFLLPITKAPTVGSTDPTSLFNIQEFLRSRDKAHAKFYSMLVRTQMFIRFIEERSFVSDMDMAGLAFFDECTERVEEENVTLLELDESQHSERTVFIPPPEAGPNQGPFIYKTFKLNPELMRPEKNFNLRNPALNAFGIVPGSPMARRTKHEIKVAQKMARKQAAMPDRWARCLLGTCYSLWFLHLPAMLQVSSQPAAILHQAYELLVRMQKLHLDPMEEVCYRAMMQLCGLYGQPLLAVKLLFHMKRSGVQPNALTYGFYNKAVLEATWPSDMTNSSQLMWNKLRNVIVGAALFKKAGRKGARRRLNSNVDFLNTDGITEEMEHALSRSSLDSSHSQDTEAAHSDSTKGSSVPDLPGYGSYELKAKLLRQNSIVKDQALLNMVQSEKLNRSFSNPSPSGLAGKKSNEIILGGLNSLKSAATSVAKKFDEIKEAISATSTPVKLKERDQKLGCGVSHESLDSCIDGSLQDRNEVSARLSGDGALDVYLLYELGECLYPKGSRELEERAAIEFVLSSASRCHNCAAILYDEEIMAGWQPEDSNLNTVCQYCDKATVPLLTVTILDYRCKTNEKSSDPLMGALVELSDKPREQLEPITIPYLNPLVLRKELESVLSQEGDTCLTRHIFIEEHPIVYWNLIWYFERINLTSHLSDLWLHNDANKQLQSNSNSVSIRTMWDNERIHMGRLPMYLQWKLNATEDRTLMQTIISYVRCNDLTEPIKRVALERSKNQSEEEAPFSIYRDILFLAFIAVGGGNIHQGVFDKQYGSALERLTENEEHLLHKQDAPPSLMSLCCRHYFKQLIV comes from the exons ATGGATGAAAGGAGAGTAGCagattattttgttgttgctGGTTTACCTGGCCATAATGATGACCTTATAGGAGAAAATGAAGTTAATGAAGAATTAGAAGATTGGTGTCAAGAGGGAACACATTtgaaagatatacatatgcaacCTCCTATCACAGATCTTGCTGTAATTTTTCCAGCTTTGGGTGAACATTGTCCTGAAGGCTATACATTGTTAGAATATACTGTATCAGGCTTCCCAGCTGATTTAAATCATGGCAGCTTACGAACAAATGAATGTTATTTATGCTATAGGAGAGGTCGGGATAAACCACCATTAGTTGATAttg GTGTAATATATGAAGGGAAAGAGCGTATAATGCAGGATGCACAAATGGTACTAGAAACTCCCAAAGGGCATGTAGCAAATGTAAACAATTCTActtcaaaaatttttgtaacatATAGACGGGCCAGTCAAAAGATGCCTTGCAATTCTCTTGTTGTTACTGATATATGTGTTATTTTGACAAACAAAGGGGAAAATTCTCCACATGCGTTTTGTGTCattaataagaatttaaataaGGGAATGTTAGGCAGTGATGTATTTTTATGCTACAAGAAATCCATGAATCGTGCTAACCTTATATCATTCAAGCCAAcaatactttataaatatcCTACAACTGATTATAACAGTTTCGTTTTTCCAAATTCTGTTGCCATGTTTTGTTTACCTATGGGTGCAACCATAGAATGTTGGCCAAAAGTGGCTTGTAAACCTAAGTcattattttcaacatttgTCTTAACAGTCGCAGATGCTGCACAAAAGATATATGGCTCAGCAATAACATTTTATGAAGAGTTTACATTGCCACCAGATGCTCTAAGCTGTAAAGGAAATTTGGATATGAAagatattgaagaaaatacaaaaaataatg CTGATAGTATTGAATTAACGGAGGAGTTTCATCAACCAAAAGCAAAAATGTTCAGAAAATATGGAATACTTAAGAAGCTTAATATATCCCAATGGGCAAAATTACAATTTACAGATCCTAGCAGTCAGTCATTAAATATCAGCAAgtcaatatgtatattatcacATTGGCCATTTTTTgatacatttgaaaaatttctagtCTTTTTGCATAGCATGGTCAATGGAAAACCTCAAAATGTTTCaatagaaaagtatatttcttattttttgtgtGATATACCTTTCCCAAGCCCACAAAGGTCAAGAATTCTTGTGCAACTTAGCAGTAAAGATATGCTAATCCTGACTCAGCCAGAAGATTTAGTTTGGCCTAGATCTGGTGCCAGTTTTAGacaattattaatcaatttggGTCCTGATAATTGCTTATTGATATTGCTCCTAATCTTAACAGAGCAAAAGATATTGGTTCATTCATTACGGCCTGATGTGCTAACTTCAGTGAGTGAAGCTATTGcaatgattttatttccatttaaatGGCAATGTCCATATATACCACTTTGTCCATTAGGTTTAGCCGAg GTCTTGCATGCACCATTACCATTTTTAATTGGTGTTGACTCCAGGTTTTTTGATCTATATGATCCACCTTCTGATGTTAATTGTGTAAATCttgatacaaataatatagcAATCTGTgatgacaaaaaatatttgaatgtaAAATTACTTCCTAAAAAGGCAGCTAGACAACTTAGAAATTGTCTAGAACATCTctattcaaaattaatatctcttGGAAAGATATATTCTTCTCAAAAAG aTCAAGAACATGACGATTTTAGTGTAGATAAAGAATtccaacaaaaacaaaaagaacaagCCTTGGAACTTGAAATACAAGAtgcttttttaaaattcactGCTACTATTTTAAAAGGCTATCGATCTTTCCTGTTACCAATTACAAAGGCTCCTACTGTAGGATCAACTGATCCAAcaagtttatttaatatacaagaATTTTTAAGAAGTCGTGATAAGGCACATGCAAAATTTTATAGTATGCTTGTTAGAACTCAAATGTTCATaag ATtcatagaagaaagaagttttGTATCTGATATGGATATGGCTGGCCTAGCTTTTTTTGATGAGTGTACTGAACGTGTGGAGGAAGAGAATg TCACACTTTTGGAATTAGATGAATCTCAACATAGCGAACGTACAGTATTCATACCTCCTCCTGAAGCAGGACCAAACCAAGgaccttttatatataaaacgtttaaattaAATCCTGAATTAATGAGGcctgaaaaaaattttaatttaaggAATCCAGCTTTAAATGCTTTTGGAATTGTACCTGGAAGTCCTATGGCACGTAGGACTAAGCATGAAATAAAAGTAGCTCAGAAAATGGCGCGTAAACAg gcAGCAATGCCTGATAGATGGGCTAGATGTTTACTTGGAACGTGTTACAGTCTCTGGTTTTTACATTTACCAGCGATGTTGCAGGTTTCCAGTCAACCAGCCGCAATTTTGCATCAAGCATATGAATTATTAGTTCGAATGCAAAAATTACATCTTGATCCTATGGAAGAA GTTTGTTATAGAGCTATGATGCAACTTTGTGGATTATATGGACAACCATTATTAGCTGTTaagttattatttcatatgaaACGTAGTGGTGTTCAACCAAATGCCCTAACATACGGATTTTATAACAAA GCTGTCCTTGAAGCAACATGGCCTTCTGATATGACAAATTCAAGTCAGTTAATGTGGAATAAACTACGAAATGTTATCGTTGGTGCAGCTTTGTTTAAAAAGGCTGGCAGAAAAGGTGCCAGAAGAAGACTTAATTCCAatgttgattttttaaatactgaTGGAATAACCGAGGAAATGGAACATGCTCTTTCCAGATCTAGTCTTGATAGTAGTCACTCTCAAGATACAGAAGCTGCTCATAGTGACT cAACAAAAGGTAGCTCTGTGCCTGATTTACCAGGATATGGATCATATGAATTGAAAGCAAAACTTCTTAGACAAAACAGTATAGTAAAAGATCAAGCGTTGCTGAATATGGTGCAATCAGAGAAATTAAATCGCTCTTTTAGTAATCCAAG tCCGTCAGGCTTGGCTGGAAAGAAATCCAATGAGATAATATTGGGTGGCTTAAACAGTTTGAAATCAGCTGCAACAAGTGTTGCCAAAAAAtttgatgaaataaaagaagctaTATCTGCAACAAGTACTCCCGTTAAACTTAAAGAACGCGATCAAAAATTAGGATGTGGAGTTTCACACGAATCATTAGATTCTTGTATCGATGGATCCTTGCAAGATCGAAATGAAGTCTCTGCCAGATTGTCTG GTGATGGAGCTTTGGatgtatatttgttatatgaaCTTGGAGAATGTTTATATCCCAAAGGTTCTAGAGAGTTAGAAGAACGTGCTGCTATTGAATTTGTACTTTCAAGCGCTAGTAGATGTCATAATTGTGCTGCAATACTTTATGATGAAGAGATAATGGCAGGCTGGCAACCAGAAGATTCTAATTTAAACACGGTTTGTCAGTATTGTGACAAAGCCACAGTTCCGCTTCTTACGGTTACTATATTAGATTacag atgtaaaacaaatgaaaaaagcaGCGATCCTTTAATGGGAGCTTTAGTCGAACTTTCGGATAAGCCGAGAGAGCAGCTGGAGCCAATTACAATACCGTATCTAAATCCATTGGTTTtgagaaaagaattagaaagtgTATTAAGTCAGGAAGGTGATACATGTTTAACTAGACATATATTCATTGAAGAACATCCAATAGTATATTGGAATCTAATATGgtattttgaaagaattaatttaacaaGTCATCTCTCTGACCTTTGGTTGCATAATGATGCAAATAAACAACTACAAAGCAATTCTAATTCTGTGAGTATAAGAACAATGTGGGATAATGAGAGAATTCATATGGGTCGATTGCCAATGTATCTCCAGTGGAAACTAAATGCTACAGAAGACCGAAC ATTAATGCAAACGATAATATCATACGTACGTTGCAATGACTTGACAGAACCTATAAAAAGAGTGGCCttagaaagaagtaaaaatcaATCTGAAGAGGAAGctccattttctatttatagagatattttgtttttggCATTTATTGCTGTCGGTGGAGGAAATATTCATCAAG gaGTTTTCGATAAACAGTACGGTTCCGCTTTAGAACGATTAACAGAAAACGAAGAACACCTACTTCATAAGCAGGATGCCCCTCCGTCCCTAATGTCGCTATGTTGTAGacattattttaaacaattaatcgtttga
- the LOC122628309 gene encoding DENN domain-containing protein Crag isoform X1, which produces MDERRVADYFVVAGLPGHNDDLIGENEVNEELEDWCQEGTHLKDIHMQPPITDLAVIFPALGEHCPEGYTLLEYTVSGFPADLNHGSLRTNECYLCYRRGRDKPPLVDIGVIYEGKERIMQDAQMVLETPKGHVANVNNSTSKIFVTYRRASQKMPCNSLVVTDICVILTNKGENSPHAFCVINKNLNKGMLGSDVFLCYKKSMNRANLISFKPTILYKYPTTDYNSFVFPNSVAMFCLPMGATIECWPKVACKPKSLFSTFVLTVADAAQKIYGSAITFYEEFTLPPDALSCKGNLDMKDIEENTKNNADSIELTEEFHQPKAKMFRKYGILKKLNISQWAKLQFTDPSSQSLNISKSICILSHWPFFDTFEKFLVFLHSMVNGKPQNVSIEKYISYFLCDIPFPSPQRSRILVQLSSKDMLILTQPEDLVWPRSGASFRQLLINLGPDNCLLILLLILTEQKILVHSLRPDVLTSVSEAIAMILFPFKWQCPYIPLCPLGLAEVLHAPLPFLIGVDSRFFDLYDPPSDVNCVNLDTNNIAICDDKKYLNVKLLPKKAARQLRNCLEHLYSKLISLGKIYSSQKDQEHDDFSVDKEFQQKQKEQALELEIQDAFLKFTATILKGYRSFLLPITKAPTVGSTDPTSLFNIQEFLRSRDKAHAKFYSMLVRTQMFIRFIEERSFVSDMDMAGLAFFDECTERVEEENVTLLELDESQHSERTVFIPPPEAGPNQGPFIYKTFKLNPELMRPEKNFNLRNPALNAFGIVPGSPMARRTKHEIKVAQKMARKQAAMPDRWARCLLGTCYSLWFLHLPAMLQVSSQPAAILHQAYELLVRMQKLHLDPMEEVCYRAMMQLCGLYGQPLLAVKLLFHMKRSGVQPNALTYGFYNKAVLEATWPSDMTNSSQLMWNKLRNVIVGAALFKKAGRKGARRRLNSNVDFLNTDGITEEMEHALSRSSLDSSHSQDTEAAHSDSTKGSSVPDLPGYGSYELKAKLLRQNSIVKDQALLNMVQSEKLNRSFSNPRIVRSTESPLKSPVRTPVTENDPLGALINDETPVVSPSEENDSNCSTSTLTVLNNTVEERPGGPLLFRSNILPRSATFHQAVDESSTTVSGNLQRSETMPHSVAPPGEEREKERLEISSLWSQKDSVTSSLSSLGSSLKLSFGRYSASGLAFTKNKELILSNQLIESLNLSSYISPSGLAGKKSNEIILGGLNSLKSAATSVAKKFDEIKEAISATSTPVKLKERDQKLGCGVSHESLDSCIDGSLQDRNEVSARLSGDGALDVYLLYELGECLYPKGSRELEERAAIEFVLSSASRCHNCAAILYDEEIMAGWQPEDSNLNTVCQYCDKATVPLLTVTILDYRCKTNEKSSDPLMGALVELSDKPREQLEPITIPYLNPLVLRKELESVLSQEGDTCLTRHIFIEEHPIVYWNLIWYFERINLTSHLSDLWLHNDANKQLQSNSNSVSIRTMWDNERIHMGRLPMYLQWKLNATEDRTLMQTIISYVRCNDLTEPIKRVALERSKNQSEEEAPFSIYRDILFLAFIAVGGGNIHQGVFDKQYGSALERLTENEEHLLHKQDAPPSLMSLCCRHYFKQLIV; this is translated from the exons ATGGATGAAAGGAGAGTAGCagattattttgttgttgctGGTTTACCTGGCCATAATGATGACCTTATAGGAGAAAATGAAGTTAATGAAGAATTAGAAGATTGGTGTCAAGAGGGAACACATTtgaaagatatacatatgcaacCTCCTATCACAGATCTTGCTGTAATTTTTCCAGCTTTGGGTGAACATTGTCCTGAAGGCTATACATTGTTAGAATATACTGTATCAGGCTTCCCAGCTGATTTAAATCATGGCAGCTTACGAACAAATGAATGTTATTTATGCTATAGGAGAGGTCGGGATAAACCACCATTAGTTGATAttg GTGTAATATATGAAGGGAAAGAGCGTATAATGCAGGATGCACAAATGGTACTAGAAACTCCCAAAGGGCATGTAGCAAATGTAAACAATTCTActtcaaaaatttttgtaacatATAGACGGGCCAGTCAAAAGATGCCTTGCAATTCTCTTGTTGTTACTGATATATGTGTTATTTTGACAAACAAAGGGGAAAATTCTCCACATGCGTTTTGTGTCattaataagaatttaaataaGGGAATGTTAGGCAGTGATGTATTTTTATGCTACAAGAAATCCATGAATCGTGCTAACCTTATATCATTCAAGCCAAcaatactttataaatatcCTACAACTGATTATAACAGTTTCGTTTTTCCAAATTCTGTTGCCATGTTTTGTTTACCTATGGGTGCAACCATAGAATGTTGGCCAAAAGTGGCTTGTAAACCTAAGTcattattttcaacatttgTCTTAACAGTCGCAGATGCTGCACAAAAGATATATGGCTCAGCAATAACATTTTATGAAGAGTTTACATTGCCACCAGATGCTCTAAGCTGTAAAGGAAATTTGGATATGAAagatattgaagaaaatacaaaaaataatg CTGATAGTATTGAATTAACGGAGGAGTTTCATCAACCAAAAGCAAAAATGTTCAGAAAATATGGAATACTTAAGAAGCTTAATATATCCCAATGGGCAAAATTACAATTTACAGATCCTAGCAGTCAGTCATTAAATATCAGCAAgtcaatatgtatattatcacATTGGCCATTTTTTgatacatttgaaaaatttctagtCTTTTTGCATAGCATGGTCAATGGAAAACCTCAAAATGTTTCaatagaaaagtatatttcttattttttgtgtGATATACCTTTCCCAAGCCCACAAAGGTCAAGAATTCTTGTGCAACTTAGCAGTAAAGATATGCTAATCCTGACTCAGCCAGAAGATTTAGTTTGGCCTAGATCTGGTGCCAGTTTTAGacaattattaatcaatttggGTCCTGATAATTGCTTATTGATATTGCTCCTAATCTTAACAGAGCAAAAGATATTGGTTCATTCATTACGGCCTGATGTGCTAACTTCAGTGAGTGAAGCTATTGcaatgattttatttccatttaaatGGCAATGTCCATATATACCACTTTGTCCATTAGGTTTAGCCGAg GTCTTGCATGCACCATTACCATTTTTAATTGGTGTTGACTCCAGGTTTTTTGATCTATATGATCCACCTTCTGATGTTAATTGTGTAAATCttgatacaaataatatagcAATCTGTgatgacaaaaaatatttgaatgtaAAATTACTTCCTAAAAAGGCAGCTAGACAACTTAGAAATTGTCTAGAACATCTctattcaaaattaatatctcttGGAAAGATATATTCTTCTCAAAAAG aTCAAGAACATGACGATTTTAGTGTAGATAAAGAATtccaacaaaaacaaaaagaacaagCCTTGGAACTTGAAATACAAGAtgcttttttaaaattcactGCTACTATTTTAAAAGGCTATCGATCTTTCCTGTTACCAATTACAAAGGCTCCTACTGTAGGATCAACTGATCCAAcaagtttatttaatatacaagaATTTTTAAGAAGTCGTGATAAGGCACATGCAAAATTTTATAGTATGCTTGTTAGAACTCAAATGTTCATaag ATtcatagaagaaagaagttttGTATCTGATATGGATATGGCTGGCCTAGCTTTTTTTGATGAGTGTACTGAACGTGTGGAGGAAGAGAATg TCACACTTTTGGAATTAGATGAATCTCAACATAGCGAACGTACAGTATTCATACCTCCTCCTGAAGCAGGACCAAACCAAGgaccttttatatataaaacgtttaaattaAATCCTGAATTAATGAGGcctgaaaaaaattttaatttaaggAATCCAGCTTTAAATGCTTTTGGAATTGTACCTGGAAGTCCTATGGCACGTAGGACTAAGCATGAAATAAAAGTAGCTCAGAAAATGGCGCGTAAACAg gcAGCAATGCCTGATAGATGGGCTAGATGTTTACTTGGAACGTGTTACAGTCTCTGGTTTTTACATTTACCAGCGATGTTGCAGGTTTCCAGTCAACCAGCCGCAATTTTGCATCAAGCATATGAATTATTAGTTCGAATGCAAAAATTACATCTTGATCCTATGGAAGAA GTTTGTTATAGAGCTATGATGCAACTTTGTGGATTATATGGACAACCATTATTAGCTGTTaagttattatttcatatgaaACGTAGTGGTGTTCAACCAAATGCCCTAACATACGGATTTTATAACAAA GCTGTCCTTGAAGCAACATGGCCTTCTGATATGACAAATTCAAGTCAGTTAATGTGGAATAAACTACGAAATGTTATCGTTGGTGCAGCTTTGTTTAAAAAGGCTGGCAGAAAAGGTGCCAGAAGAAGACTTAATTCCAatgttgattttttaaatactgaTGGAATAACCGAGGAAATGGAACATGCTCTTTCCAGATCTAGTCTTGATAGTAGTCACTCTCAAGATACAGAAGCTGCTCATAGTGACT cAACAAAAGGTAGCTCTGTGCCTGATTTACCAGGATATGGATCATATGAATTGAAAGCAAAACTTCTTAGACAAAACAGTATAGTAAAAGATCAAGCGTTGCTGAATATGGTGCAATCAGAGAAATTAAATCGCTCTTTTAGTAATCCAAG AATAGTACGCAGTACCGAATCGCCCTTGAAGAGTCCTGTACGAACACCAGTTACTGAAAATGATCCATTGGGAGCTCTAATTAATGATGAAACGCCAGTTGTGTCACCTTCTGAGGAAAATGACTCCAATTGCTCAACTAGTACTTTAAcagttttaaataatactgtTGAAGAAAGACCAGGTGGACCACTTTTATTTAGaag TAATATTTTACCACGGAGTGCAACATTTCATCAAGCAGTAGATGAAAGTAGTACAACAGTAAGTGGTAATTTACAAAGGAGCGAAACGATGCCTCATTCAGTAGCACCACCAGgtgaggagagagaaaaagagagactggAAATAAGCAGTCTTTGGTCGCAAAAGGACAGTGTGACATCTAGTTTATCTAGCCTAGGATCCAGTTTAAAACTTAGTTTTGG ACGATACTCAGCCAGCGGGTTAGCATTTACTAAAAATAaggaattaatattatcaaatcaGCTCATCGAATCTCTTAATCTGTCCAGTTATATCAG tCCGTCAGGCTTGGCTGGAAAGAAATCCAATGAGATAATATTGGGTGGCTTAAACAGTTTGAAATCAGCTGCAACAAGTGTTGCCAAAAAAtttgatgaaataaaagaagctaTATCTGCAACAAGTACTCCCGTTAAACTTAAAGAACGCGATCAAAAATTAGGATGTGGAGTTTCACACGAATCATTAGATTCTTGTATCGATGGATCCTTGCAAGATCGAAATGAAGTCTCTGCCAGATTGTCTG GTGATGGAGCTTTGGatgtatatttgttatatgaaCTTGGAGAATGTTTATATCCCAAAGGTTCTAGAGAGTTAGAAGAACGTGCTGCTATTGAATTTGTACTTTCAAGCGCTAGTAGATGTCATAATTGTGCTGCAATACTTTATGATGAAGAGATAATGGCAGGCTGGCAACCAGAAGATTCTAATTTAAACACGGTTTGTCAGTATTGTGACAAAGCCACAGTTCCGCTTCTTACGGTTACTATATTAGATTacag atgtaaaacaaatgaaaaaagcaGCGATCCTTTAATGGGAGCTTTAGTCGAACTTTCGGATAAGCCGAGAGAGCAGCTGGAGCCAATTACAATACCGTATCTAAATCCATTGGTTTtgagaaaagaattagaaagtgTATTAAGTCAGGAAGGTGATACATGTTTAACTAGACATATATTCATTGAAGAACATCCAATAGTATATTGGAATCTAATATGgtattttgaaagaattaatttaacaaGTCATCTCTCTGACCTTTGGTTGCATAATGATGCAAATAAACAACTACAAAGCAATTCTAATTCTGTGAGTATAAGAACAATGTGGGATAATGAGAGAATTCATATGGGTCGATTGCCAATGTATCTCCAGTGGAAACTAAATGCTACAGAAGACCGAAC ATTAATGCAAACGATAATATCATACGTACGTTGCAATGACTTGACAGAACCTATAAAAAGAGTGGCCttagaaagaagtaaaaatcaATCTGAAGAGGAAGctccattttctatttatagagatattttgtttttggCATTTATTGCTGTCGGTGGAGGAAATATTCATCAAG gaGTTTTCGATAAACAGTACGGTTCCGCTTTAGAACGATTAACAGAAAACGAAGAACACCTACTTCATAAGCAGGATGCCCCTCCGTCCCTAATGTCGCTATGTTGTAGacattattttaaacaattaatcgtttga